From Stigmatopora nigra isolate UIUO_SnigA chromosome 5, RoL_Snig_1.1, whole genome shotgun sequence, a single genomic window includes:
- the arid3a gene encoding AT-rich interactive domain-containing protein 3A isoform X1, protein MKLQAVMENLHRQQRAKLLMEQQLQQQAAIQHSHVRQGGGTVGDSISSQAPETEQAQLVALAAMRAAAAGLQRVSDSHMSERSSGSEEEGDDDENDGEEQYKDMMGSDEEEQIKQKWDEEDFEGEMEEDFDEDLAEEGLPTGHSAVVPGKGILLLPHRQLHPHSQLLKARPSVDQEPRIAILPPHATHSHLGQDHGDWTYEEQFRQLYELDGDPKRKEFLDDLFSFMQKRGTPVNRIPIMAKQVLDLYMLYKLVTEKGGLVEVINKKLWREITKGLNLPTSITSAAFTLRTQYMKYLYPYECDKRGLSNPNELQAAIDSNRREGRRQSFGGSLFTYSPNGTPTMLSSPKLSTPSMGLSIGTNGASLTPIQKIKKEEEGGQAYHGVGVPRMPVGALAGHSVAAVQAAAQAAMAAQVAALEQLRDKLEAGEPPEKKMAVPAEEHHRLLQRALQHNLLAMTAQIPMNIRINQQDGRQDTAMNLATNGTSSISMSVELNGVVYTGVLYAQAGAGSAPAGASLSNKPVGSRVSPHHLQQQTTPTSTSSNPVS, encoded by the exons ATGAAGCTGCAGGCCGTGATGGAGAACCTGCACAGGCAGCAAAGGGCCAAGTTATTGATGGAGCAACAGCTTCAGCAGCAAGCAGCCATTCAGCACTCCCACGTCCGCCAAGGCGGAGGAACGGTGGGCGACTCTATAAGCAGCCAGGCTCCTGAGACGGAGCAAGCCCAACTGGTGGCATTGGCAGCCATGCGTGCGGCGGCAGCCGGGTTGCAGAGGGTGTCGGACAGTCACATGTCAGAGCGCAGCAGCGGCAGTGAAGAGGAGGGTGACGACGATGAAAATGATGGGGAAGAACAATACAAAGATATGATGGGGTCGGATGAGGAGGAGCAGAT CAAACAAAAATGGGACGAAGAGGACTTTGAAGGCGAGATGGAAGAAGACTTTGATGAGGACCTGGCCGAGGAAGGTCTGCCCACTGGCCACAGTGCAGTCGTGCCTGGGAAAGGCATCCTTCTGCTTCCTCACCGCCAGCTCCACCCTCATTCCCAACTGCTGAAGGCTCGGCCCAGTGTTGACCAAGAACCTCGCATTGCCATATTACCTCCACACGCCACTCACAGCCATCTGGGGCAAGATCATGGGGATTGGACCTATGAGGAGCAATTCAGACAG ctgtaCGAACTAGATGGTGACCCAAAAAGGAAAGAATTTCTGGATGACCTTTTCAGCTTCATGCAGAAAAGAG GAACCCCTGTGAATCGTATTCCCATCATGGCTAAGCAGGTGCTGGACCTCTACATGCTCTACAAACTGGTGACTGAGAAGGGCGGTTTAGTGGAGGTCATCAACAAGAAACTTTGGAGAGAGATCACAAAGGGACTCAATCTGCCTACCTCAATCACCAGTGCAGCCTTCACCCTTCGCACACA ATACATGAAGTACCTGTACCCATATGAATGTGACAAGAGAGGCCTGAGCAACCCCAACGAACTTCAGGCCGCCATTGACAGCAACCGCCGAGAAGGCAGACGACAAAGCTTTGGCGGGTCTCTCTTCACATACTCTCCCAATGGGACCCCCACCATGCTGTCTTCACCCAAGCTCTCCACGCCCAGCATGGGTTTGAGCATAGGCACAAACGGCGCCTCTCTCACCCCCATCCAGAAGATTAAAAAAG AAGAAGAGGGCGGTCAGGCTTACCATGGAGTTGGTGTACCTCGCATGCCAGTGGGAGCCCTAGCGGGTCACTCGGTGGCTGCCGTGCAGGCAGCGGCCCAGGCGGCTATGGCGGCTCAGGTTGCAGCTTTGGAACAGCTGAGGGACAAATTGGAGGCGGGAGAACCGCCGGAAAAGAAAATGGCAGTGCCAGCGGAGGAGCATCATCGGCTTCTGCAGAGAGCACTGCAACACAACTTGCTGGCCATGACAGCCCAGATCCCTATGAACATCCGTATCAATCAACAAG ATGGAAGGCAGGACACTGCCATGAATCTCGCAACCAATGGCACAAGCAGCATTAGCATGTCAGTCGAGCTCAACGGAGTCGTATACACTG
- the arid3a gene encoding AT-rich interactive domain-containing protein 3A isoform X2, with translation MKLQAVMENLHRQQRAKLLMEQQLQQQAAIQHSHVRQGGGTVGDSISSQAPETEQAQLVALAAMRAAAAGLQRVSDSHMSERSSGSEEEGDDDENDGEEQYKDMMGSDEEEQIKQKWDEEDFEGEMEEDFDEDLAEEGLPTGHSAVVPGKGILLLPHRQLHPHSQLLKARPSVDQEPRIAILPPHATHSHLGQDHGDWTYEEQFRQLYELDGDPKRKEFLDDLFSFMQKRGTPVNRIPIMAKQVLDLYMLYKLVTEKGGLVEVINKKLWREITKGLNLPTSITSAAFTLRTQYMKYLYPYECDKRGLSNPNELQAAIDSNRREGRRQSFGGSLFTYSPNGTPTMLSSPKLSTPSMGLSIGTNGASLTPIQKIKKEEGGQAYHGVGVPRMPVGALAGHSVAAVQAAAQAAMAAQVAALEQLRDKLEAGEPPEKKMAVPAEEHHRLLQRALQHNLLAMTAQIPMNIRINQQDGRQDTAMNLATNGTSSISMSVELNGVVYTGVLYAQAGAGSAPAGASLSNKPVGSRVSPHHLQQQTTPTSTSSNPVS, from the exons ATGAAGCTGCAGGCCGTGATGGAGAACCTGCACAGGCAGCAAAGGGCCAAGTTATTGATGGAGCAACAGCTTCAGCAGCAAGCAGCCATTCAGCACTCCCACGTCCGCCAAGGCGGAGGAACGGTGGGCGACTCTATAAGCAGCCAGGCTCCTGAGACGGAGCAAGCCCAACTGGTGGCATTGGCAGCCATGCGTGCGGCGGCAGCCGGGTTGCAGAGGGTGTCGGACAGTCACATGTCAGAGCGCAGCAGCGGCAGTGAAGAGGAGGGTGACGACGATGAAAATGATGGGGAAGAACAATACAAAGATATGATGGGGTCGGATGAGGAGGAGCAGAT CAAACAAAAATGGGACGAAGAGGACTTTGAAGGCGAGATGGAAGAAGACTTTGATGAGGACCTGGCCGAGGAAGGTCTGCCCACTGGCCACAGTGCAGTCGTGCCTGGGAAAGGCATCCTTCTGCTTCCTCACCGCCAGCTCCACCCTCATTCCCAACTGCTGAAGGCTCGGCCCAGTGTTGACCAAGAACCTCGCATTGCCATATTACCTCCACACGCCACTCACAGCCATCTGGGGCAAGATCATGGGGATTGGACCTATGAGGAGCAATTCAGACAG ctgtaCGAACTAGATGGTGACCCAAAAAGGAAAGAATTTCTGGATGACCTTTTCAGCTTCATGCAGAAAAGAG GAACCCCTGTGAATCGTATTCCCATCATGGCTAAGCAGGTGCTGGACCTCTACATGCTCTACAAACTGGTGACTGAGAAGGGCGGTTTAGTGGAGGTCATCAACAAGAAACTTTGGAGAGAGATCACAAAGGGACTCAATCTGCCTACCTCAATCACCAGTGCAGCCTTCACCCTTCGCACACA ATACATGAAGTACCTGTACCCATATGAATGTGACAAGAGAGGCCTGAGCAACCCCAACGAACTTCAGGCCGCCATTGACAGCAACCGCCGAGAAGGCAGACGACAAAGCTTTGGCGGGTCTCTCTTCACATACTCTCCCAATGGGACCCCCACCATGCTGTCTTCACCCAAGCTCTCCACGCCCAGCATGGGTTTGAGCATAGGCACAAACGGCGCCTCTCTCACCCCCATCCAGAAGATTAAAAAAG AAGAGGGCGGTCAGGCTTACCATGGAGTTGGTGTACCTCGCATGCCAGTGGGAGCCCTAGCGGGTCACTCGGTGGCTGCCGTGCAGGCAGCGGCCCAGGCGGCTATGGCGGCTCAGGTTGCAGCTTTGGAACAGCTGAGGGACAAATTGGAGGCGGGAGAACCGCCGGAAAAGAAAATGGCAGTGCCAGCGGAGGAGCATCATCGGCTTCTGCAGAGAGCACTGCAACACAACTTGCTGGCCATGACAGCCCAGATCCCTATGAACATCCGTATCAATCAACAAG ATGGAAGGCAGGACACTGCCATGAATCTCGCAACCAATGGCACAAGCAGCATTAGCATGTCAGTCGAGCTCAACGGAGTCGTATACACTG